The Pseudomonas sp. FP2309 genome has a window encoding:
- the yegQ gene encoding tRNA 5-hydroxyuridine modification protein YegQ: MPPVIAPELLAPAGTLKNMRYAFAYGADAVYAGQPRYSLRVRNNEFDHANLALGIDEAHAQGKRFYVVVNIAPHNAKLKTFLKDLTPVIAMGPDALIMSDPGLIMLVRRHFPQMPIHLSVQANTVNWASVEFWQQQGIGRVILSRELSLEEIDDIRQQVPAMELEVFVHGALCMAYSGRCLLSGYMNKRDANQGSCTNACRWKYQATPAVENATGDIVQQYQPEPTLGIGTPTDQVFLLQEANRPDEQMPAFEDEHGTYIMNAKDLRAVQHVERLTHMGVHSLKIEGRTKSHFYCARTTQVYRQAIDDAVAGRAFDLSLMTNLESLAQRGYTEGFLRRHVHDEYQNYQNGSSVSERQQFVGEFTGERRGELAEVKVKNRFAVGNHLELMSPAGNFHFDLDTLHSSKGEAIEVAPGDGHTVYIPVPAQMDLRFALLMRDV, translated from the coding sequence ATGCCCCCAGTCATCGCCCCCGAACTGCTCGCCCCTGCCGGCACCCTGAAAAACATGCGTTACGCCTTCGCCTATGGCGCCGATGCGGTGTACGCCGGTCAGCCGCGTTACAGCCTGCGCGTGCGCAACAACGAGTTCGATCATGCCAATCTCGCTCTTGGCATCGATGAAGCCCATGCACAGGGCAAGCGCTTCTATGTGGTGGTCAACATCGCCCCGCACAACGCCAAGCTCAAAACCTTCCTCAAGGACCTGACCCCGGTGATTGCCATGGGCCCGGATGCGCTGATCATGTCCGACCCCGGGTTGATCATGCTGGTGCGTCGGCACTTCCCGCAGATGCCGATTCACCTGTCGGTGCAGGCCAATACGGTGAACTGGGCCAGTGTGGAGTTCTGGCAGCAGCAAGGGATTGGCCGGGTGATTCTCTCGCGCGAGCTGTCCCTGGAGGAGATCGACGACATCCGCCAGCAGGTGCCAGCCATGGAGTTGGAGGTGTTTGTGCACGGCGCGTTGTGCATGGCCTATTCCGGGCGCTGCCTGCTGTCGGGTTATATGAACAAACGCGATGCCAACCAAGGCAGTTGCACCAACGCGTGCCGCTGGAAATACCAGGCCACGCCGGCGGTGGAAAACGCCACGGGGGATATCGTTCAGCAATACCAGCCGGAACCGACCCTGGGCATCGGCACGCCGACCGACCAGGTGTTCCTGTTGCAGGAGGCCAACCGCCCCGATGAGCAGATGCCCGCGTTCGAGGATGAGCACGGCACCTACATCATGAACGCCAAGGACCTGCGCGCGGTGCAGCATGTGGAGCGCCTGACCCACATGGGCGTGCATTCGCTGAAGATCGAGGGCCGCACCAAGTCGCACTTCTACTGCGCGCGCACCACCCAGGTGTATCGCCAGGCCATCGACGATGCCGTGGCCGGTCGCGCCTTTGATCTCAGCCTGATGACCAATCTCGAATCCCTGGCCCAGCGCGGCTACACCGAAGGATTCCTGCGCCGCCATGTGCACGATGAGTACCAGAACTATCAGAACGGCAGCTCAGTCTCCGAGCGCCAGCAGTTTGTCGGCGAGTTCACCGGCGAGCGTCGCGGTGAGCTGGCCGAGGTCAAGGTGAAAAACCGCTTTGCCGTGGGCAATCACCTGGAACTGATGAGCCCGGCCGGCAACTTTCACTTTGATTTGGACACTTTGCACAGCAGCAAGGGGGAAGCCATCGAGGTGGCGCCGGGAGACGGGCACACGGTGTATATACCTGTGCCCGCGCAGATGGACCTGCGTTTCGCGCTGTTAATGCGTGACGTCTGA
- the selD gene encoding selenide, water dikinase SelD — MNEPIRLTQYSHGAGCGCKISPQVLEVILAGSGAQNLDPNLWVGNASRDDAAVYAIDDERGVVSTTDFFMPIVDDPFDFGRIAATNAISDIYAMGGDPLMAIAILGWPVNVLAPEIAREVIRGGRAVCDAAGIPLAGGHSIDAPEPIFGLAVTGIVQKRHMKRNDTATAGCQLYLTKPLGIGVLTTAEKKGKLREADIGLARDWMCTLNKPGSRFGKLAGVTAMTDVTGFGLLGHLVEMADGSGLTARIEYEKVPRLPGVEYYIDQGCVPGGTLRNYDSYARKLGRLQELHKRVLCDPQTSGGLLIAVTPEGDAEFHAVAAELGLSLEPIGALVERQSNAVEVF; from the coding sequence ATGAACGAGCCGATTCGCCTTACCCAGTACAGCCACGGCGCGGGTTGCGGCTGCAAGATCTCGCCCCAGGTACTGGAAGTGATCCTCGCTGGCAGCGGCGCGCAGAACCTCGATCCCAACCTGTGGGTCGGCAACGCCTCGCGCGACGATGCTGCGGTGTACGCCATCGACGACGAGCGCGGCGTGGTGTCCACGACCGATTTTTTCATGCCGATTGTCGATGATCCGTTCGACTTTGGCCGTATCGCGGCCACCAATGCCATCAGCGATATCTACGCCATGGGCGGCGACCCGTTGATGGCCATCGCCATTTTGGGTTGGCCGGTGAACGTGCTGGCGCCCGAGATCGCCCGTGAGGTAATCCGTGGCGGCCGCGCGGTCTGCGATGCCGCCGGTATTCCCCTGGCGGGCGGCCACTCCATCGACGCGCCGGAGCCGATCTTCGGCCTCGCCGTGACCGGCATCGTGCAAAAACGCCACATGAAACGCAACGACACGGCCACCGCCGGCTGCCAGCTGTACCTGACCAAGCCCCTGGGCATCGGCGTGCTCACCACCGCCGAAAAGAAGGGCAAGCTGCGCGAGGCCGATATCGGCCTGGCCCGCGACTGGATGTGCACCCTCAACAAGCCGGGCAGCCGTTTCGGCAAGTTGGCTGGCGTGACCGCCATGACCGATGTCACCGGTTTCGGCCTGTTGGGGCACTTGGTGGAAATGGCTGACGGCAGTGGTCTCACGGCGCGCATTGAATATGAAAAAGTCCCACGCCTGCCTGGGGTTGAGTACTACATTGACCAAGGCTGCGTACCCGGTGGCACCTTGCGCAACTACGACAGCTACGCCCGCAAGCTGGGGCGTCTGCAGGAGTTGCACAAGCGCGTGCTGTGCGACCCACAGACCAGTGGCGGCCTGTTGATCGCCGTCACCCCGGAAGGCGACGCCGAGTTCCACGCCGTGGCGGCGGAACTGGGACTGAGCCTTGAGCCGATCGGCGCCCTGGTAGAGCGACAGAGCAACGCGGTAGAGGTGTTTTGA
- a CDS encoding AI-2E family transporter yields MNQTNLQFKTLLLLLALVTIAFIWILLPFYGAVFWAVILGIIFAPMQRRLQQRFGWNRNLTSLTTLTVCLVIAILPVIITSALLVQEGATLYKNIESGKLDVASYIEQFKHFLPPYFQHLLDRFGMGDLDGLREKIVKSAMQGSQFFATQAFSFGQGTFDFLVSFFIMLYLLFFLLRDGPELVRKVRTAVPLAEPQKRRLQLKFNRVVRATVKGNVLVAVTQGALGGLIFWFLDIPSALLWAVLMAFLSLLPAVGAGIVWAPVAAYFLLSGSIWQGVVLGLFGVFVIGLVDNVLRPILVGKDTKMPDYLILISTLGGLSVFGLNGFVIGPLVAALFISSWALFVESKPRVKLPLP; encoded by the coding sequence ATGAATCAAACTAACCTGCAATTCAAAACCCTGCTGTTGCTGCTGGCGCTGGTGACCATCGCCTTCATCTGGATATTGCTGCCGTTCTACGGCGCGGTGTTCTGGGCGGTGATCCTGGGAATCATCTTTGCGCCGATGCAACGTCGACTGCAGCAACGGTTTGGCTGGAACCGCAACCTGACCTCCCTGACCACGCTGACGGTGTGCCTGGTGATCGCAATCTTGCCGGTGATCATCACCAGCGCCTTGCTGGTGCAAGAGGGGGCGACGCTCTACAAGAACATTGAGAGCGGCAAGCTCGACGTGGCCAGTTATATCGAGCAGTTCAAGCACTTCCTGCCGCCGTACTTCCAGCATTTGCTCGACCGCTTCGGTATGGGCGACCTGGACGGGCTGCGCGAGAAAATCGTCAAAAGCGCGATGCAGGGAAGCCAGTTCTTCGCTACCCAGGCGTTCAGCTTCGGCCAGGGTACGTTCGATTTCCTGGTGAGCTTTTTCATCATGCTGTACCTGCTGTTCTTCCTGCTGCGCGACGGCCCGGAACTGGTGCGCAAGGTTCGCACCGCAGTGCCGCTGGCCGAGCCGCAGAAACGCCGGTTGCAGCTCAAGTTCAACCGGGTGGTGCGCGCCACGGTCAAGGGCAACGTGCTGGTGGCCGTGACCCAAGGCGCGTTGGGCGGTTTGATTTTCTGGTTCCTGGACATTCCCAGCGCGTTGCTCTGGGCGGTGTTGATGGCCTTTCTGTCGCTGCTGCCGGCGGTGGGCGCGGGGATTGTATGGGCGCCGGTGGCTGCGTATTTCCTGCTCAGTGGTTCGATCTGGCAGGGCGTGGTGCTGGGCTTGTTCGGTGTGTTTGTGATCGGGTTGGTGGACAACGTGCTGCGCCCGATTCTGGTGGGCAAGGACACCAAGATGCCGGACTACCTGATCCTGATCTCGACCCTGGGCGGCCTGTCGGTGTTTGGCCTCAACGGATTTGTGATCGGGCCGCTGGTGGCGGCGCTGTTCATCTCCAGTTGGGCGCTGTTTGTCGAAAGCAAACCGCGGGTCAAACTGCCATTGCCGTAA
- a CDS encoding YceH family protein, with the protein MTAEHDTDTPEPRLNSTEIRILGCLIEKHATNPETYPLTLNALVLACNQKTSREPVMNLTQGQVGQSLRALEGQGFTRLVMGSRADRWEHRVDKALELVPAQVILIGLLFLRGPQTVNELLTRSARMHDFEDAEQVVHQLERLISRGLALLVPRQAGQREDRYTHALGDPADIEVIMAARGNPVERGAGVPVERIEELEARIAALEERLAQLEQA; encoded by the coding sequence ATGACCGCCGAGCACGACACCGACACCCCTGAGCCGCGCCTGAACAGCACGGAAATCCGCATTCTGGGCTGCCTGATCGAAAAACACGCGACCAACCCGGAAACCTACCCCCTGACCCTCAATGCCCTGGTATTGGCCTGCAACCAGAAGACCAGCCGCGAGCCGGTGATGAACCTGACCCAGGGCCAGGTCGGCCAGAGCCTGCGCGCGCTCGAGGGCCAAGGCTTTACGCGCTTGGTGATGGGCAGCCGCGCCGACCGTTGGGAACACCGCGTGGACAAAGCCCTGGAGCTGGTGCCAGCACAGGTGATTCTGATCGGGCTGCTGTTTCTGCGCGGCCCGCAGACCGTCAACGAGCTGCTGACCCGCAGCGCACGCATGCACGACTTTGAAGATGCCGAGCAAGTGGTGCATCAGCTCGAACGCCTGATCTCGCGCGGGCTGGCGCTGCTGGTACCGCGTCAGGCGGGGCAGCGCGAAGACCGTTACACCCATGCGCTGGGGGACCCGGCCGATATCGAGGTGATCATGGCCGCGCGGGGCAATCCGGTGGAGCGTGGGGCTGGTGTGCCTGTGGAGCGCATTGAAGAACTGGAAGCGCGGATCGCGGCATTGGAGGAGCGCCTCGCACAGCTGGAACAGGCCTGA
- a CDS encoding shikimate 5-dehydrogenase, which translates to MQMHPNKDTQLCMSLSARPGNFGLRFHNHLYEQLGLNFYYKAFSSQDLPGAIGGIRALGVRGCGVSMPFKEAAIVLVDELDDSVQAIDSLNTIVNTDGHLKAYNTDYIAIEQLLKKHAVPQASTFALHGSGGMAKAVASALRDGGYANGVIVARNEATGRKLAQNLGYAWQAELGELRPQMLINVTPIGMTGGPEAHALAFDADAVDNAETVFDVVAIPAETPLIVRGRAQGKRVITGLEVIAIQALEQFVLYTGVRPTQEQFEKAVAFARS; encoded by the coding sequence ATGCAGATGCACCCCAACAAGGACACCCAGCTGTGCATGTCGCTGTCGGCGCGTCCCGGGAATTTCGGCCTGCGCTTTCATAACCACCTGTACGAACAGTTGGGTCTGAATTTCTACTATAAGGCGTTCAGCAGCCAGGACTTACCCGGCGCGATCGGCGGTATACGCGCATTGGGCGTGCGGGGCTGCGGGGTGTCCATGCCCTTCAAGGAAGCGGCCATTGTCCTGGTGGACGAACTGGACGATTCGGTTCAAGCCATCGACTCGTTGAACACCATCGTCAACACCGACGGCCACCTCAAGGCCTATAACACCGACTACATCGCCATCGAGCAACTGCTGAAAAAACACGCAGTGCCGCAGGCGTCGACCTTTGCCCTGCACGGCAGCGGAGGCATGGCCAAGGCCGTGGCCAGTGCCTTGCGTGATGGTGGCTATGCCAACGGCGTAATTGTGGCGCGTAACGAAGCCACAGGGCGCAAATTGGCGCAGAACCTGGGTTATGCGTGGCAAGCCGAACTGGGAGAATTACGCCCGCAGATGTTGATCAACGTAACGCCGATCGGCATGACTGGCGGGCCTGAGGCGCACGCGCTGGCATTTGACGCTGATGCTGTTGATAACGCCGAGACGGTGTTTGATGTGGTGGCGATCCCCGCCGAAACACCATTGATCGTGCGAGGGCGGGCCCAGGGCAAGCGGGTGATCACTGGCCTGGAAGTGATTGCGATCCAGGCGTTGGAGCAGTTCGTGCTGTACACCGGCGTTCGGCCGACCCAGGAACAGTTCGAAAAGGCCGTGGCGTTTGCCCGAAGCTGA
- the nhaR gene encoding transcriptional activator NhaR, with protein MLNYRQLHYFWVVAKTGSIVRACEQLNLTPQTISGQISLLEQTFGIALFQRVGRQLELTEAGRQALPYAEQMFQTGNELEAMLRAQPNEQQIVFRVGVADVVPKSIVYRLIAPTMELSEPIRITCREDKLERLLADLAIQRLDLVISDSPMPTHLDIKGYSQKLGECGISFFATQALADRHRGDFPQCLQGAPLLIPGAETVVRSRLQRWFAEQQIQPKIIGEFDDSALMQAFGQSGSGIFIAPSVIADEVVRQYGVALIGQTDAVTESFYAISVERKVKHPGIVAITEGARRELFTALP; from the coding sequence ATGCTCAATTACCGACAGTTGCATTACTTTTGGGTAGTGGCCAAGACCGGCAGCATCGTGCGCGCCTGTGAGCAGTTGAACCTCACCCCCCAGACCATCAGCGGACAGATCAGCCTGCTGGAGCAAACCTTCGGTATCGCGCTGTTTCAACGGGTCGGCCGCCAGCTTGAACTCACCGAAGCCGGGCGTCAGGCCCTGCCCTACGCCGAACAGATGTTCCAGACCGGGAATGAATTGGAGGCCATGCTGCGCGCGCAACCCAATGAACAGCAGATTGTGTTTCGCGTCGGCGTCGCGGATGTGGTGCCCAAGTCCATCGTTTACCGGCTGATCGCACCGACCATGGAGTTGAGCGAGCCGATCCGTATCACCTGTCGCGAAGACAAACTCGAACGGTTATTGGCCGACCTGGCGATCCAGCGCCTGGACCTGGTGATTTCCGACAGCCCCATGCCCACGCACCTGGACATCAAGGGCTACAGCCAGAAGCTGGGCGAATGCGGCATCAGTTTTTTCGCCACCCAGGCACTGGCTGACCGCCATCGCGGCGATTTCCCACAATGCCTGCAAGGCGCGCCGTTGCTGATCCCAGGCGCAGAGACCGTGGTACGCAGCCGTTTGCAGCGCTGGTTCGCCGAGCAGCAGATCCAACCGAAAATCATCGGTGAATTCGACGACAGCGCCCTGATGCAAGCGTTTGGCCAATCCGGCAGCGGGATTTTTATCGCCCCCAGCGTGATCGCCGATGAGGTTGTGCGCCAGTACGGCGTGGCGTTGATCGGCCAGACCGATGCAGTCACCGAGTCGTTCTACGCGATCTCGGTGGAGCGCAAGGTCAAGCATCCCGGCATTGTGGCGATTACCGAGGGCGCACGGCGCGAGTTGTTTACCGCCCTGCCCTGA
- a CDS encoding methyl-accepting chemotaxis protein, with protein sequence MRLSLKAKVLSLAVVPVLLFALVISLTTVWILQGQARNEVDETRQRLLNDAKATLQSYVEVAMTTIKPLYDAAAPGDTAARAQVVKLLSNTSYGKDGYFFGYDSETIRLFKGNSPDGVGKSFKDNRDPNGVYVNRDLVKVGKDGTHYLQYSSTQPGQTELVPKMGYTEYLPKWDMVIGTSVNLDGIEAQVAVVEAKVEKRMEGVLLSILGLAVVVLLVIAAAGMLLANTILRPLHLMKANLDDIAAGEGDLTRRLAITSQDELGDLAGAFNRFVDKIHGLVRQITEMTAQLTGLVGQVSDQAQRSEQAMERQRHETDQVATAINQMSSAAQEVARSAQGASVAAQQTDAEGQAAKRVVDGSIAQIHALVNDIRSSGVSLDSLQQDVSSIVSVLSVIRSIAEQTNLLALNAAIEAARAGEAGRGFAVVADEVRALASRTQTSTQEIQGMIDRLQKGTEAAVDAMRRSSDAGDGTSAKANEAGASLDTMAQLIGTINSMNAQIASAAEQQTAVAEEINRSVHQIAVAVDTVADETQLGAQTSRSLADLGQRLGQLVGQFRI encoded by the coding sequence ATGCGTCTGAGTCTGAAGGCCAAAGTCCTGTCCCTCGCCGTTGTACCGGTGTTGCTGTTTGCTCTGGTGATCAGCCTGACCACCGTGTGGATTCTCCAGGGGCAGGCGCGCAATGAGGTGGATGAAACCCGCCAGCGCCTGCTTAACGATGCCAAGGCCACGCTGCAGAGTTATGTGGAAGTGGCCATGACCACCATCAAGCCGCTCTACGACGCGGCTGCGCCCGGCGATACGGCCGCCCGGGCCCAGGTGGTCAAACTGTTGTCCAACACCAGTTACGGCAAGGACGGCTACTTCTTCGGCTACGACTCCGAGACTATCCGCCTGTTCAAAGGCAACAGCCCCGATGGCGTGGGCAAAAGCTTCAAGGACAACCGCGATCCCAACGGCGTTTACGTCAACCGCGATCTGGTCAAGGTCGGCAAGGACGGCACGCACTACCTGCAATACAGCTCGACCCAACCCGGTCAGACCGAACTGGTGCCCAAGATGGGCTACACCGAATACCTGCCCAAATGGGACATGGTGATCGGGACGTCGGTCAACCTTGATGGCATCGAAGCCCAGGTAGCAGTGGTCGAGGCCAAGGTCGAAAAACGCATGGAAGGCGTGTTGTTGAGCATCCTGGGCTTGGCCGTGGTGGTGCTGCTGGTGATCGCGGCTGCCGGCATGCTGCTGGCCAATACCATCCTGCGGCCGCTGCATTTGATGAAAGCCAACCTCGATGACATTGCCGCCGGCGAAGGCGATTTGACCCGCCGCCTGGCCATCACCAGTCAGGATGAGTTGGGCGACCTGGCGGGGGCGTTCAACCGCTTTGTCGACAAGATCCATGGTCTGGTGCGCCAGATCACCGAAATGACCGCGCAATTGACCGGGCTGGTGGGCCAGGTGTCCGACCAGGCCCAGCGCTCGGAGCAGGCCATGGAGCGTCAGCGCCATGAGACCGATCAGGTGGCCACCGCGATCAACCAGATGTCTTCCGCCGCGCAAGAAGTGGCACGCAGCGCCCAGGGTGCATCGGTGGCGGCGCAACAGACCGACGCCGAAGGCCAGGCCGCCAAGCGCGTGGTGGACGGCAGCATCGCGCAGATCCATGCGCTGGTGAACGACATTCGCAGCAGCGGCGTGTCCCTCGACAGCTTGCAGCAGGATGTGTCATCGATTGTCAGTGTGCTCAGCGTGATCCGTTCGATTGCCGAACAGACCAACCTGCTGGCCCTCAACGCTGCCATCGAAGCTGCGCGGGCAGGCGAGGCCGGCCGTGGTTTTGCGGTGGTCGCCGACGAAGTGCGCGCCCTGGCCAGTCGCACCCAGACCAGCACCCAGGAAATCCAGGGCATGATCGACCGCCTGCAAAAAGGCACCGAAGCCGCCGTGGACGCCATGCGCCGCTCCAGTGATGCCGGCGACGGCACCTCGGCCAAGGCCAACGAAGCCGGGGCGTCGCTGGACACCATGGCTCAGTTGATCGGCACCATTAACTCCATGAACGCACAGATCGCCAGCGCGGCCGAGCAGCAGACTGCGGTGGCCGAAGAGATCAACCGCAGCGTGCATCAGATTGCCGTGGCAGTGGACACAGTCGCCGATGAAACCCAACTGGGCGCCCAAACTTCTCGCAGCCTGGCGGACCTTGGTCAGCGCCTCGGGCAACTGGTCGGTCAGTTCAGGATCTGA
- a CDS encoding DUF1993 family protein, with translation MTISLYAASIPVFKQMLNALSDVLNKAEAHATAKNIDPDALLQARLFPDMFPLVRQVQIAVDFAKGVSARLAEIEVPKYEDNEVTFAELQALIAKVLAFVDTITPAQIDGKEGIEIITRQGTPKEKRFSGQSYLLTYGLPQFFFHVTTTYALLRHNGVEVGKRDYMGAF, from the coding sequence ATGACTATTTCCCTGTACGCCGCCTCCATCCCAGTCTTCAAGCAAATGCTCAACGCCCTGAGCGATGTGCTGAACAAAGCCGAAGCCCACGCCACCGCCAAGAACATCGACCCTGACGCCTTGCTGCAAGCGCGCCTGTTCCCCGACATGTTTCCGCTGGTGCGCCAGGTGCAGATCGCCGTCGACTTCGCCAAGGGCGTATCCGCCCGCCTGGCTGAAATCGAAGTGCCGAAATACGAAGACAACGAAGTGACCTTCGCCGAGCTGCAAGCGCTGATCGCCAAGGTCCTGGCATTCGTCGATACCATCACGCCAGCACAGATCGACGGCAAGGAAGGCATCGAGATCATCACCCGCCAGGGCACGCCTAAAGAGAAGCGCTTCAGCGGCCAATCCTACCTGCTGACCTACGGCCTGCCGCAGTTCTTCTTCCATGTCACCACCACCTACGCCTTGCTGCGTCACAACGGTGTGGAAGTGGGCAAGCGTGATTACATGGGCGCTTTCTAA
- a CDS encoding TerC family protein, which yields MDYLLQLAASPTAWVALATLIVMEIVLGIDNLIFISILTNKLPEQHRAKARRIGISMALILRLGLLSTIAFIVQLTAPVFEVFGQAFSWKDMILIAGGLFLVWKATTEIHHSMDPEPEEKATVGNAVTIGFAAAIGQILLLDLVFSIDSIITAVGMTEHLPIMIIAVVTSVIVMLVAAEPLAKFINDNPTVVMLALGFLIMIGMTLIAEGFGAHVPKGYVYAAMAFSAAIECLNIARRNRHKRLLAARQ from the coding sequence ATGGATTACCTTTTACAACTGGCTGCCAGCCCCACGGCCTGGGTCGCACTGGCCACCTTGATCGTCATGGAAATCGTGCTGGGCATCGATAACCTGATCTTCATCTCGATTCTCACCAACAAGTTGCCCGAGCAGCACCGGGCCAAGGCACGGCGCATCGGTATCAGCATGGCGCTGATATTGCGTCTGGGCCTGCTGAGTACCATCGCGTTTATCGTGCAACTCACGGCGCCGGTGTTCGAGGTGTTCGGCCAGGCGTTTTCCTGGAAGGACATGATCCTGATCGCCGGCGGCCTGTTCCTGGTGTGGAAGGCGACTACCGAGATCCACCACAGCATGGATCCGGAGCCCGAAGAGAAAGCAACGGTTGGCAACGCCGTGACCATTGGTTTCGCGGCGGCCATCGGGCAGATCCTGTTGCTTGACCTGGTGTTCTCAATCGACAGCATCATCACGGCGGTGGGCATGACCGAACACTTGCCGATCATGATCATTGCCGTGGTGACCTCGGTGATTGTGATGCTGGTGGCGGCTGAACCGCTGGCCAAGTTCATCAACGATAACCCGACCGTGGTGATGTTGGCCCTGGGCTTCCTGATCATGATCGGTATGACGCTGATCGCCGAAGGCTTCGGTGCCCATGTGCCAAAAGGCTACGTCTACGCGGCCATGGCCTTCTCGGCAGCCATCGAGTGCTTGAACATCGCGCGGCGCAACCGCCACAAGCGTTTGCTCGCTGCCCGCCAGTAA
- the sstT gene encoding serine/threonine transporter SstT: protein MTAAPTLLQRLMRVSLVTQIVIGLIAGILLALLLPEAARATGFIGKVFVTALKAVAPILVFVLVMASIANHKHGQETHIKPILFLYLLGTFAAAVVAVVASMWFPSSLVLASHDVTVSAPGGIGEVLQSLLLSVVDNPVSALMNANFIGILAWAIGMGIAIRHAGATTRTVLDDLSNGVTLIVRVVIRFAPLGIFGLVASTLATSGFGALLGYAHLLVVLIGCMLFVALVVNPAIVFWKLRRNPYPLVLMCLRESGITAFFTRSSAANIPVNLALSKRLGLHEDTYSVSIPLGATINMAGAAITITVLTLAAVHTLGISVDLPTAVLLSVVAAVCACGASGVAGGSLLLIPLACSLFGIPSEIAMQVVAVGFIIGVLQDSAETALNSSTDVLFTAAACLGKGEQAA, encoded by the coding sequence ATGACTGCTGCCCCCACCCTGTTACAACGACTGATGCGCGTCAGCCTGGTCACCCAAATCGTCATCGGCCTGATCGCCGGGATTCTGCTGGCCCTGCTCCTGCCCGAGGCCGCCAGGGCTACCGGTTTTATTGGCAAGGTGTTTGTTACGGCGTTGAAAGCTGTGGCGCCGATCCTGGTGTTTGTGTTGGTGATGGCGTCGATTGCCAACCATAAGCACGGCCAGGAAACCCATATCAAACCGATTCTGTTCCTGTACTTGCTCGGCACCTTTGCCGCAGCCGTCGTGGCGGTGGTTGCCAGCATGTGGTTTCCGTCGTCGCTGGTACTCGCCAGCCATGACGTCACCGTCAGCGCGCCGGGCGGCATCGGCGAGGTGCTGCAAAGCCTGCTGCTGAGCGTGGTGGACAACCCGGTGAGCGCACTGATGAACGCCAACTTCATCGGCATCCTGGCCTGGGCCATCGGTATGGGCATCGCCATTCGCCATGCGGGCGCTACCACCCGCACCGTGCTGGACGATTTGTCCAACGGCGTGACCCTGATCGTACGTGTGGTGATCCGCTTTGCGCCGCTGGGTATCTTCGGCCTGGTCGCGTCGACCCTGGCCACCTCCGGCTTCGGCGCACTGCTCGGCTACGCGCACCTGCTGGTGGTACTGATCGGTTGCATGCTGTTCGTGGCACTGGTGGTCAACCCGGCGATCGTGTTCTGGAAGCTGCGTCGCAATCCCTACCCACTGGTGCTGATGTGCCTGCGTGAAAGCGGTATTACCGCGTTTTTCACCCGCAGTTCGGCGGCGAACATCCCGGTGAACCTGGCCTTGAGCAAGCGCCTGGGCCTGCATGAAGACACTTATTCAGTGTCGATTCCACTGGGGGCCACCATCAACATGGCCGGGGCCGCGATCACCATCACGGTATTGACGCTGGCGGCCGTGCACACCCTGGGCATCAGCGTTGATCTGCCAACCGCCGTGCTGCTGAGTGTGGTCGCCGCCGTTTGTGCCTGCGGCGCCTCGGGCGTGGCCGGCGGCTCGCTGCTGCTGATCCCCCTGGCCTGCAGCCTGTTCGGTATCCCAAGTGAAATCGCCATGCAGGTCGTGGCTGTCGGTTTCATCATCGGTGTGTTGCAGGATTCTGCGGAAACCGCACTCAACTCCTCCACCGACGTGCTGTTCACCGCTGCCGCGTGCCTGGGCAAGGGCGAACAGGCGGCTTAA